In Hahella sp. HNIBRBA332, the genomic window ATTTTGAGAACCATCTACGCTAGCGTTATCAACTACAATTATTTTGTCTGAACGGACTGTCTGCGCTTCCAAGTGCTTAAGGCATTCGTCAAGCAAAGCCCCGCTATTGTAATTAACAATGATGGTCGTAACAGTCATCGAGTTTTTATATATCCATTATTAAACAAGGCGCCCTACACATTTATGTGGCGGATAAACTCAGCTCTTAACTCCTCACGATCCAACAGTACTTCTTCCGGTGAAAAATCTTCTGTTTCCCGATGCGCAGCAATGTACTGCATGAGCATCCAAAAAACTTTATCATTACCCTGTAAATTTATTGAGTTAGCCATCAGATCAAGACCATGAGAGAATCGATCTAATTCAGTAGACTGCAATAGTAATTCGCCAGAAAAATTCTTTAGATGAACTGCAAAAATCCAACAAATTTCAAACAGCATCCATGCACGATTTGATGAAATAGTGTTTGTAGAATGAATCCTGTATTTCAAAAGAGGCTTTTCCAGAAGCTCACACCGAAACTTTAGTGCCACCCTTAATAAAAAATCCCAGTCATGTGCGAATCTTAGATTACGCATACCACCGACTGCCTCATATACCTTGCGAGAAAAGACTACGTTGCTCGTCGTAGACACAAAGTTAGAAAACAGCAAATGTAACTTAAAGTCATCCGCTCCAATAAGCCTTGCGTCCGGTTGTTTAATGTTCCAGGGCAGCATATTCCGCCACCCTTCTTTAACACCAAGCACCTTACTTTTATTGTCTATAATCTCAATCCATGTTGCTACTAAATCAGCGCCTTGTTGCAGCCTTTCCACACACTCAGAAAGCCTTCCCTTATGAAAGATATCATCAGAGTTGAGAATCGCAAGATAGTCGCCTTTTGCCAGAGACAATCCTTTGTTAATAGCATTATGAGCCCCGGCATTTTCCTGCTCTATTAATGTATATCGAGGGTCATTTACGCTGCGCAGGTAGTCAAGTGATGCATCGCTGGAGCCATCATCAATGACGATCAACTCCAAGTTGGTATAAGATTGAGAGAGAACGCTTTCCACCGCCTCCCTAATATAATGGGCATGGTTATAGCTGGGTATAACAACTGATACAAGACTCATAGCTATTACTTTCTCACATTAAATTAAAATTCTTTAGCCACATTAAGGTTTCGCGCAAACCATCACTGAGCTCGATAATTGGAGAGAAATTCGTGTCGCGGCGTAGCTTATCATTCGATAATACGTTGTATGACACATCCACACCTCGAGGGGGGGTGTATTGGCACTGCAAAGTGTAACCATCGTCTTCTAATATTGGAGTTATATACTCATTTAACAAAGTGTGCAGTGCGACGCCGTTAGATGTTCCAATATTATATGCTTCACCGAGTTTGCCAAATCTGAGTATGGCAACCAGCGCATCAGCTAGATCGCGGGCATGTATGTAATCTCGAACAACCGACCCGTCACCAAAAATATTCAGTACCTCGCCCTTCAACGCAGAGGCAAATGCAGTTGCCACAAAGCCCTGACCACGAAATGGTTTCTGTCCAGGCCCATATGCATTGCCGGGACGCGCAACAATAAAGGGTAAGTTTTTCTGAATATTATAGAGAAATCCAATGTTCTCTATAATTAGCTTTGATGTTCCGTATAAGGAAATCGGCTTTGTGGATGAATTCTCAACAATGGGCTGGCGGTTTAGCTGATCTCCATAAACAGTGCCGCCTGAAGATACAAATAAAAATTTCTTAATTTTCTTCACGCAACACATATCCATAAGATGCATTGCAGGCCTGACATTACGCTCAAATTCAACGTCCATGTTGCACTCTTGGTTAAGAATCATTGTATCGTGAACAAGATGTACAACAGAGTCGACTTCTTCAAGTATGCTCTGCAGAAATTCCGAGTCTTTATAGTCTCCATCTACGTATTCAACTCCGTCTTGCCTCGCTTCTGGAGCAGGCAGAAACATATCTGCGACTCTAACAATCATTCCAGCAGAACGACAAGCCTGGGTCAGATGCTGCCCAATAAATCCCATACCGCCAAGAATCAAAACGCGAGAGGCCTCTGGCGTATTCATACTGTTACACCTTGTTTTTTGTATTGTCTAATCGCACCATCCCAGCACTCAACATACTGCTTTGCTATATTCGAACTGGAAAAACGATCAAGTATATCCTGCTCTCGAGCCTTCAACTTAACCCGATATTCCTGATGGTTTTTAAGCCAATTTTCAAATTCAGTGTTTATATTAATATCCGACAAATTTACTGAAATCACACCACCGCCATAGTATTCACTCACTACATCTGCAATATCGCCCACGTCAGTCGCAAATGCCGGGACTCCCATTGCTAATGCTTCAATCATCGCTATCGGTAATCCCTCATACGCAGAGGTAAATATAATTCCGTCAGTCACCGCATGGAGTTCAAGCGTATTTTCAACATATGGTATTCGTTTTACATTCTTCAGTTCATTTTTTTCAATGAATGCATTAGCCTCATCAGCAAGCTCGCCATCACCGACTAACACAAAATACTCGTCCTGATTACCGCAACGTAGTTTTGCCAGCTTTAGGAACTCAAGAGGTCTTTTCTGCTGCGTAAGCCGTGCTACAAACGTAAATATTCTCTTCCCTTGAGGAAGCCCAAATTTTTCCCTCAGCTCAGCCTCATCAGGTTGCGACTGTTTAAACTGCTGAATGCGCAAAGTATCAACAGCAGAATAGATTAAGTGCGTCTGTTTTGGGTCAATTCCAAAATCTTCACGGAAGCGTCGCTCAATCTTCTTATTAACAGCAATAAAATGGTCAAAAGACCTAATTCCAGGCTCACCGTATCGGGTAATCCACCCTTGCTCAACATCATATACTTCCTGATCGATGATCGGCACATCGCGAAACACGCGCCGAATAGAGGGCGCATTATCACAAAACCAAGGAGAGCCATTGCAGACCCAGACTAGTTCAGGTTTCAAAGTCGACTTTAATCGAGTCAAAACGCGCAAATAGTCCTCATGTCGCACAATCTCGGCCATCTCAATGACTTGAGCTGCGACATCCATAGCCTGGGCGGCCAGGCTACCTTGCTCTGCACGTAATCTCTCCATCGTTATCACAATGAAATCAAATTGCTGATTCAGCTTCCTCATTATCTCAACGGTATTACGTTCCACGCCGCCTACCGCTAAGAAAATAGGGAATACAAAGATAACCGGCTTTGTACTTAAACGTGGCGGCAAATACTGAGACTCATATCGAATCAAGCCATGCGAAGGTTTCTCCTGACTAGAAAAGAAACCATCTTCATCAACTTCAACACTACTGCAATCAAGCACTTCACCAATACGCGCTTCAACAGCACTACTTCTTGCCGGCAATAACCGAAGAATTTTTCCGCGCAACGGAGTCTGATTGAGTTCGTTTTCAAAAACAGCATGAGCGATGTCGCGTGAGAAAATCATATGATCGCGCAAATTACTAATACAAATGCTTCCTTCTGACGCAAGAGAATTAGAAATTATTGATAGATCTAAGCTGTTCTCTATAAGAGCCACATAAGCAGAATACAAATGATCAGGGCAGGAAATGGCTGATGAAGATATTGGCCAATAGAATGCCGTAGCTTCGGCAGCTGACGGTGTAATAGGGTTGCCGCTGAGACCACTCTCCTCGATTAGAGACAACATTCCACACTGCAACAACTCGTACACTTTTGCAGTGTCGCCAAAGGTGCGACGGAAATTCGCTACTAAAGTCTTTGTTTCTAAACCAGGCGAACCAACTACAAGTGCAGGGATAGCCTTAATAACAGTGGCGACATCAGTATTAGCGACATTTAACTTACCGCTCCTTTTATTCTCACTGATTAGCTGTCTTGTTCGATGGATTAAGTATCTTGGGTTGTTTAAAAGATGATAAACCGCCCTTGACGCCAATTGCATGAATCTGTCCATTTTACTAACCAGAGTCACTTGCGACTCTAACAGCAACTGGGCCTGCATTAATTCATCAAACAGCTGACGCTGCTTTGAACCATAATGAAGGTCTCTCTCACTCCCTGTATTAAGCGCCTCACACAGATTGTAAAGCTCAGCGGAAGACAAGCCATCAGTCTCCCCTGCGCTCTTCTCAAGCTTATCCCAGTAATCTGAGCCAATACTCGGAAAGTGCGCTTCCATGGCGATTGCCAAAGAATTAGGATAATCACCCAGCTTTTGGATGACTCCATACTCATACATCGCTCGAAATAGATGCACATACAAAGTGCTCAAACATTTCCGAATGCCCATAGAAATGTCATCAGGCGTGGCCGCGATAAGCTCTTCGTAATACTCACACCTACTGACAAGCGCATCTAACCTCTGTTGCCACCTCTCTTGAGAGAATTGTGATGCGCGGCTCTTGTGCGCTTTTTTCTCAAGTGACGCAACTCCCAATATCGTATCAATACCAGAGTGCATCCTTGCAAATACCACAGCCATTTTCCCTGCTGAAATTTGGCGTTTACAGAACTTTGACGTCACATAGGGATGATAATGATCACCTTTCGCTCGAGTGGTATAAAATAACTTTAGCCCGCGTTTCGCTAACCGATAACCTAATTCGATGTCTTCAAAACCATACTCGTCAAATCGCTCGTCAAAAATCACGTCCTCCTCAAGAAGAAAACGTCTGTCAACACAGATATTACAGGTATAAAAATGTCTAAAGTCAGTAAAGTCGTTGTCTTTAAGGCGATTATAACTAAACTGCTCATTTCCAATTTCTGTAATATGATGCATCAGATGATTAACATCGAGGTCTTGATGCCAATCGACAACACCCAGCGTGGCGACTTTCGGTCCTAGCTGCTCGCATATTTCAGCATGAATATTAAGAATTTGAGGATCAGGGAAGATATCATCCCCTATGATAAGCAGCTTATCACCTGAAGCCGCTCTAATCGCAGCATTTCGCGCACTTGAAGCCCCTCCATGCGCATTACGCAGCACTTTTAACGGCAAGCCATTCACCGTCTCAAGAAATTCGACCGAGCCATCAGATGAGCCATCATCAGAGAAAATAATCTCATACGGAAACAAAGTCACTGCATTCACTTCGCGCCATGCAGCAATAATTTCAGGCAGGAGCTTACCTCTGTTATAAGTTGGGATAATCACGCTTATTAGAATTGGATTAGTAGAGCTGGTCTGTCCGGCCAAAGTACCAGACTCTTCATTCGAAGAGAGTGATAAATCCCTCTCAGGTCGATTCCAGTCCATATCAAACAGTGAATTAGGGTGACGCCCTTCGGAGCATCCATGCAGCCAATAGTGAACCAGAGGAGGCATGTCTAAGCCTGCGATATCGGGATAGCGAGCTCGATAATATTCGCTGTCAAAATATGGACCTGGCTGCCTACTCTCTTTCCATCCTATCGCTAAATAGTGTTTTAGAGGATTAACGCCTTTTTGCGCCACATCTGGATAATTTTTCAGGTACCATTCAGAATCAAATAGAGGAGACCGCAACAACTTCCAATACCAGTAAAGCAACTTACTACGGCTTTCCAGTCTACTCAAAACCACTTTTCCAATCCCCTTATCTTTTTCGGCAAATACAGACAGCCTATGCTCAATTTGAGTAATGATATGCTGTAGGTTACTAATAGTTTGTTTATGTTCATGAGCAGCCTTGCTGAATGCAGCCAGCTTTTCATCTCGGTCAAGAATGGTCTGACCAAGAGAATCGATCTCAGCTAACTTAGCTGCCACATCTTGGCTTAAGCGGCTTATTTCCGAATCGCGCTCTTTTATTTCCTGCTTAAGCGATAGAGCTTCCAAATCTAGCGCGCCAATCTTCTGCTTAAGCGATAGAGCTTCTAAATCCAGCGCGCCAATCTTCTGCTTAAGCGATAGAGCTTCCAAATCCAGCGCGCTGATCTTCTGCTCAAGCACTAATATTTCCTGCTCACGATCATGAATGACCTGGCTTAGTGTCTCAGATGAGTATGACGCGACCTTTCCAAGTGCACTACACAGCAGGTCTTTATTGCTTACCTGCTGTATCTCATATACTTCTGGAGCAAGCAGACTTAAACGTCCCAGCTCCTCCCACGTTACTTTGTCAAGGGCTACAATCGTGGCGCTACCGACTCCAGGATCTTCAAGATTTCTAGAGGCGCTTAAGCCTACAAAAATCTTGTCATCAGTGACACATATCCCTCGCGTATACCCCCCCAGAACTTTCGAACGAACCAGTTCTCCCGCACTGTTATATTCAGCTATCTCTTTCTTTTCAGAGTTAGCCAACAATAAATTTTCATCTAAAGGCGTTAAGCTGTGAGGCTGAGATAGACCTTTGATGAGTTCCTTTCCGCTAAGTAAATCCTTTACATAGCCAGCCTCTCTGGTTTTTCCTTTATATTCGCGGTGCTGTTTAAAATCTCCAAATGCAGAGAAAACAATGCGCTCATTCCAAAGCCCAAGGCAGTTAATATGAAGCGAGTCAACATCTCCCTCAAAGGTCCATCTATCTATTTCTGCGGACTTACCATCAACCTTGATTATTTCGTTACCGGATGTACCTACAAAATATATAAAGTCGTCCACGATCAACACATCGTGTATATCGTCAGCGGCAACAGTACTGGGCTCGGAATCAGGCTTCTTTTGGCTATGAATCAACACTGACGAGGGTTGGAGGCCTCTAGCGAATTTTTCACTATTTACCGAAAATCCCGTCGCGCTAAAATTATCCAGTTTATAAGTAACGCCCTCATGGATCAGGAAAAGGCCTCCCTGATTTGGGCATGATACGAGTAGGTTATTGAATAGTTCATTCATCAATACTTACCAGTGGAGTGCAGCAAAAATCAACAATTTCTGTTGCAGTGCTAGAAGTTACCGGCAATACACGAAATGCAATTGCATCTATTTTTCTATGTAAAAACGTTTCCTCTTGACCACAAACCGCTAACACTCCAGCATTCATGAAGTAAACACCCGGGTTTAAGTAGCAATGAAAGGTAAACTCAACAGATACAACTTTTCCTTGTGGGATAAATGGAACAGACTCAGCAAGAGATGGCGCCGAAATTGACCCTCCAAGCTCTAGTCCTGAGGTTGTTTTAAGCAACATACCAAAACGAACATTTGTAGCGGCGACATCAAATTTCACGCTATAGCAATATCTATACTTCTTGCCACGAACAAGTCCATTCACAGGCTCCCCAGTAAGAGTCAAGATCTGGAGTGATTCGATCGTAGCGCCACGTGACTCATATTCAATTGTACTAACAGGCTTCAAGTGTGGATCAAAATTTTCCTGGAGATGCTGGCCTCCCTCTTCCTGCGCCTTATTAGTAGGCTGAGGCAGACCATCGACTCCGCTCACTTGTTCAGGCATAACATCATTGGCCTGGAGTAACTGGTTACGAATGCTCTCTCTTTTATCTATAGGAGCATAAAGCAGTTTTTGATAGTTCCCTATAATTTGCTTGGGCTTGCCAACCGCAAGCCTCTCACCAGAGTCCATGAGTATGGCTCTATCGCACAGTTCCACAACTGTACTCCCAGAGTGGGAAACGAATAAAATTGTTGCCCCGCTGTCACGAATAGCTTCAATTCGAGAAAAGCATTTTCGTTGGAAAAGCTCATCTCCAACAGACAAAGCTTCGTCAATAACCAGGATTTCCGGGTCAACATTAATGGCTACAGCAAATGCAAGCCGAACAACCATTCCACTAGAATATGTCTTAACTGGCTGATCTATAAACTGCCCAATATCAGCAAATGCTGCTATATCATCAAATCGCTCGTCAACTTCGCTTTGGCTTAGTCCTAGAACCGCTGCGTTAAGATAAACGTTTTCCCTTCCCGTAAACTCTGGATTGAATCCCGCCCCCAATTCCAAAAGCGCTGCAATACGACCATTTATCTCGACTACGCCCTCTGTCGGAGACAAAGTACCACAAATTATTTGCAGAAGAGTGGACTTACCAGAACCATTACGCCCAACAATCCCAACAGTTTCACCTCTCTTTATTTCAAATGAAACATCTCTGAGAGCCCAAAAATCGCGATAATAATGTACTGGCGGCCGATTACTGAAACGTTTTAGCTTTGGAAGAACAAACTGTTTAAGCCTATCTCGCGGAGACTCGTATATTTGATAGCACTTACTTAGGTTTCGAATTCGAATAGCCGTATTATCAGTGCTGTTAGTGTTTAACGGCTCGCTACTATTATTAAAGGACATCCGAAAAGCCTCTTCTTGTCTTTTGAAACCACGCGTACCCGGCCCATGCCAAAGCTACAGAGACAAGTGAGTAGATACCCAAACCAAACCAATCAGGCACACGCCCCCATATAAGAACGCCTCTTGATTGCTCAATGATGAACGTTAGTGGATTCAGCATAATTAAAGAATGATAGTTTGCAGGCAGAGCATCAATAGGAAAGAAAACAGGCGAAAGGAAGAGTAGAACTGTGGTAATTATGACTATTGTTTGCCCAACATCTCGAATAAATACACCTATAGAGGCCAAAATCCATGCTCCCCCTAATATAAGCAGAATAAACGGTATAAATATTAAAGGTAAGAATATGGCCGTCCAGTGTATAAACCCGTTAAAAATAATAAATGCTATTAACAATACCAACAGGCTAATTAATGAGTGAAATAATGCAGCAAACAGACAAACCACTGGTAGTATCTCAATAGGAAACACTACTTTTTTTACAAAGTTCACATTCCCTAAAATCAACCCTGGCGCTCGGTTGATAACTTCAGCAAAAACGCCATGAACAATAAGTCCAACAAAAAGAACTATCGCAAACTGAGATTTACTTTCATCACCACCAACGCCCCACTTGGCTTTAAATATCACAGAAAATACAAATGTGTAGACAACCAACATTAATATTGGATGAAAAAATGACCATGCCAGCCCTAAAAAAGAGCCTCGATACCGGCCAACAACTTCTCTTTTTGTCATTTGCCGAATAAGTTGCCAATTATGGCTGATCGATAGAATCAGCCCTGTTAAAGAAGAAGAGTACTGAGGCATTTAAAATAAGAACTTCCAGATAAGTTGTCATGTGGACATATTTGCAGGCGGTTTCCACCAAAAGCCCAAATAGTGAAAGCTGAGTTGAATAGATACCTAGAGGTATAGCCTTGATTTGGTTTACCTTTGTATTCCACCCCAAACATTTGCTGGTTAATCCCACTAATGCGCGTGGTCTACCACGCGAGAGATTTTTGCCGGATGCGGCGAGATTATATACACCAGAGGAAAAATTTCCAGCTTTACGGCCCTTCTGTGCAGTGTAAACAGTGGTACGCTCCTGAAGTCTCAAAGGCAAGATGCGGAACATTCCATAAAGACTGCTCTCTGGATTAATTTATGCCCCTACCCCTTCTGATACAACACATGAATATAGCGTCCCAGGGAAAGGTAGGGTTCTTTCTGGGAGTGCATGCGCTCCATTTCCAGTACGTCTTCATAGCTGCGTTCGCGGGCGACGTGCTTTTGCATGAAGTCGTAAAAAGTGCGGATGCCCCGTTTACATATCTGATGCATGCCCGCTTGCTGCAGCCAGCCGTAGACTTCATCCGGATCTAGTGGATTCTGCGGCGTCAGTCCGCCTTTACGGTAGAACCAGTTGTTCTTCTTGAGTTTGCGAAAATTGCCCTGTAATAGATTGCGGTAGATCAGGCCATTTCGGTTGTAGAAAGCCAGGGACAGCACGCCGCCGTTACGCAGTTTGCTCAGCGCCAGCTCCAGAGCGGGACGGGGATCGTCCATCCACTCCAGCACTGCATGGATGATTATCAAATCATAAGGTCCCTGGAGTTGCGGCAGAACGTCCTGCATCGCACCTTCACGCCACTCCTCGCAGGCCTGCGCCGCTCCCAGAGCCTCCAGATTGGCGCGGGCCGCCGTCAGCATCTCTGCGGACAGGTCGGTCAGCGTCAGCCGATGTCCCGCTTGCGCCAAGCGCCCGCTGATCATCGCCGCGCCGCAGCCAATGTCCAATATTCGCCAGGCGTCCTCTCCCAAACGTTCCGCCAAATGGGCGTCCAGGTCTTCGTTGATCAGATCCAGTCGCAAGCGCCCTTTGGGGGTGCCGTAAATATTATTCTGGAAGCGTTCTTTCAGTTCGTCGAAGTTGTGCCCTGGGGAACCCTTTGAATCTTCTTGCATTTTTGGGAACTTACTGTTGAATCAAGGTTGATGTTGACGCGTATAATACCACTACTGCGCACAAAGCCCTCGACAGGTTATTGAAAAGCCTTCGAAAAAACGTCGCCGCAATATCAATAGATCCAATGTAACAAGGATACGCTTCGCCATGCTTTCGCTACTCAAAATACTTCATGTTCTAGCGGCCCTGGGCTGGGTCGGCGGTATGTTTTTCGCTTATGTCATTCTGCGCCCTACCGCCGCGGAACAATTACAGCCGCCTCAGCGCCTGCCGTTGTGGTCGGAAGTGCTGACCCGCTTTTTCCGATGGGTGTGGATCGCCGTGCTGACGCTCTGGGGCTCCGGCATGGGCATGCTCGCTCTGTGGGGCGGCAAACCGCCGTTGTATGTACACATCATGCTGGGCGGCGCTTTGACTATGACGCTCATTTTCATTGGGGTGTTTTTCTTTCCCTTTCGCAGGCTGAAGACCTGCACGCTGGAAAAGACCTGGAGCGAAGCCGGCGCCGCGTTGAATCAAGTGCGGCAGGCGGTATTGGCCAACCTCTGCCTGGGACTCATCGTCATCTGCGTCGCCGTTGGCAGGTGGCCGCTTTAATGTTAGCGCCGTAATAGCGCCAGGGCGTTATCCAATGGCGCATCGTCCGCTTCCAGCCAGTGGATGGCGACGCCCTGACGCTCCATACGACGGAACCATTTCACTTGCTGGCGGGCGAACAGATAGATCGCGGACGCCAGCTTTTGCATCATATCGTTGCGGTTCAACTGCTCCTGCAGATACAACGCGACATAGCGATACTCTAACCCCAGCTCATCCAACTGCCGCCAACTCAAACCCGCCGCCCGGAGGCTTTCCACTTCTTCAATCAAGCCTTCGTCTAGACGAGTTTCCAGACGTTCGCGAATGCGGGCGCGCAATCGGTCATTGTCGCAGTGCAGCCCGATCACCACAGGTTCGATACTGATCTGCACGCTGGGGCTGTTCTCATTCAGCTCGGCGTAGGCAATCTCAATCGCTCGCAGCGTGCGCTCGCGGTCCTGGGTATCAGTGGTGTTATGCAAGGGTCTCAATGAGGCCAGCAGCGCATTCAGCCGCTCCTGATCGTGATGTTTGAGCCGTTCCCGCAGCAGCGGATCGACAGGCGCCTCGACAAGTCGATAACCGCGCAGAATCGCATCCAGATACAACCCCGAACCACCAGCGATAATAGGACGCTTACTTCTCGCACCCAGATCATCAAGTGTCCGCTGCATAGCGCTGAGGTAGTCAAACAGGCTGAACGGAGCGCCCGGATCGACAATATCGATCAGGTGATAAGGCGTATCGCCGTAGTCCTGCAAATCCTTGCCGGTTCCAATATCCATGCCGCGAAACACCTGCCGGGAGTCCGCAGACACCACCTCCCCCTCAAAGGCGCGCGCCAAGGCGACAGCGAGCCGGGTCTTTCCGCAGGCGGTGGGCCCAAGCACCACCAGGGGGCTGGCGCTGGGATTATCGTTAGTGATACTCATCTGTGACTCTTTTCTTGATTTCGGACAGCCTTCTCCGTCAGGAAGCAATCTAATCTATGCTTATATCAGACCCCATTTACCTGAGCACGGAGTATGGCAATGACGAAAGTAACCATTATCTGGATGGCCGTCGCCGCTGTATTTATGCTGCCAACCATAATGGTGTTGGCGTTTATCTTTCGCAATTCTCGCACTGCGGACCTGTATTACAACGGGCTGGCCAACCGAGTGGAGCAGGAGCGCC contains:
- the miaA gene encoding tRNA (adenosine(37)-N6)-dimethylallyltransferase MiaA, producing the protein MSITNDNPSASPLVVLGPTACGKTRLAVALARAFEGEVVSADSRQVFRGMDIGTGKDLQDYGDTPYHLIDIVDPGAPFSLFDYLSAMQRTLDDLGARSKRPIIAGGSGLYLDAILRGYRLVEAPVDPLLRERLKHHDQERLNALLASLRPLHNTTDTQDRERTLRAIEIAYAELNENSPSVQISIEPVVIGLHCDNDRLRARIRERLETRLDEGLIEEVESLRAAGLSWRQLDELGLEYRYVALYLQEQLNRNDMMQKLASAIYLFARQQVKWFRRMERQGVAIHWLEADDAPLDNALALLRR